Proteins from a genomic interval of Methanoplanus endosymbiosus:
- the cbiG gene encoding cobalt-precorrin 5A hydrolase produces MKKYIVISLDRFRDSAEIIAEVIGGDVTEYSRDAFREAFDRYEGIVAVMSAGIAVRNIAPLLKDKWTDPPVVVVSPDMRYAIPVTGGHHGGNEIAVMLAKIGIEPVITTATETMNRGSVEGYAKINNLEILNKDSTRKVNAEILDGDIPCYLLNEPSMAVVSPGVSVLLSNGRYIVGIGCRRGVSADEVTGAILKALDMAGIEKNDVLVYSTAVLKKDEKGLISAIRNLSGNLVFVTDEDINSENPESGSRATDKIGLKGVAEPSALALSKNKKIILKKTVFGRVTIAVIE; encoded by the coding sequence ATGAAAAAATACATCGTAATCTCGCTTGACAGATTCAGAGACAGTGCAGAAATAATAGCCGAAGTCATCGGCGGTGATGTCACAGAATATTCCAGAGATGCCTTCAGGGAGGCATTTGACCGTTATGAAGGGATTGTTGCGGTGATGTCAGCCGGAATTGCGGTGAGAAACATCGCACCCCTTCTAAAGGATAAATGGACTGATCCTCCTGTTGTTGTTGTAAGTCCGGATATGAGATATGCCATTCCTGTTACAGGCGGGCACCACGGAGGCAATGAAATTGCAGTGATGCTGGCTAAAATAGGCATTGAACCGGTGATCACAACTGCCACAGAGACTATGAACCGCGGTTCAGTCGAGGGTTATGCAAAGATAAATAATCTTGAGATCCTCAACAAGGATTCCACAAGGAAGGTCAATGCAGAGATTCTTGATGGTGACATCCCGTGTTATCTTCTAAATGAACCTTCTATGGCGGTCGTTTCTCCCGGAGTGTCGGTTCTTCTCAGTAATGGCAGATACATTGTCGGAATAGGATGCAGAAGAGGCGTGAGTGCGGATGAAGTGACAGGTGCCATCCTTAAGGCTCTGGATATGGCAGGCATCGAAAAGAATGATGTGCTGGTATATTCTACAGCAGTTCTGAAAAAGGATGAGAAGGGACTTATCAGCGCCATCCGGAATCTTTCCGGAAACCTCGTATTTGTCACTGATGAAGACATAAACAGTGAAAACCCGGAATCGGGTTCACGGGCTACAGATAAGATCGGGCTTAAAGGCGTTGCCGAACCTTCGGCACTGGCGCTTTCAAAGAATAAAAAAATAATTCTTAAAAAAACAGTATTCGGGAGAGTTACAATTGCAGTCATCGAATAG
- a CDS encoding cobalt-precorrin-4/precorrin-4 C(11)-methyltransferase: MPKIYIVGAGCGDPGLITVKGKDLLDRADLLVYAGSLVNPELVDNCPAEEKYDSWGMKLDEMTEIMAKAAIEGKTVVRLHSGDPALYGAIVEQCTLLKAKGVGAERVPGVSSMFGAAAALETQLTLRGVSESVIITRPAGNTLDRDKIAEMSALGETMVIFLGTEHMEDILSRVRCPPETPAAVVYRATWPDQIVVKGTVGDIAKKARAEGIERTSLIIIGDVVKACNSEYINSHLYG, encoded by the coding sequence ATGCCTAAAATATACATCGTCGGTGCCGGATGCGGTGATCCTGGTCTGATAACCGTTAAAGGAAAAGATCTCCTTGACAGAGCCGATCTGTTAGTTTATGCAGGTTCACTTGTAAATCCGGAACTTGTTGATAACTGTCCCGCAGAGGAAAAATATGACAGTTGGGGCATGAAGCTTGATGAGATGACTGAGATAATGGCAAAAGCTGCAATTGAAGGTAAAACTGTCGTCAGGCTTCATTCAGGAGATCCGGCTCTTTATGGTGCAATTGTTGAGCAGTGTACACTGCTTAAGGCTAAAGGTGTTGGTGCAGAGAGAGTACCGGGAGTATCCTCAATGTTTGGTGCCGCGGCAGCGCTTGAGACTCAGCTCACCTTAAGGGGAGTATCTGAATCGGTAATAATCACGCGGCCCGCAGGAAACACTCTTGATAGAGATAAGATTGCAGAGATGTCTGCACTTGGAGAGACTATGGTTATCTTTCTTGGTACTGAGCATATGGAGGATATACTTTCAAGGGTCAGGTGTCCGCCGGAAACACCTGCGGCAGTCGTTTATAGGGCAACCTGGCCTGACCAGATAGTTGTTAAGGGAACCGTTGGAGACATCGCCAAAAAAGCAAGGGCAGAGGGCATAGAGAGAACATCACTGATAATTATCGGTGATGTCGTTAAGGCCTGCAACTCAGAATACATTAATTCGCACCTGTACGGATGA
- a CDS encoding cobalt-factor II C(20)-methyltransferase, translating into MLVAVGIGPGDPELLTVKAVNLIKKADAVYVPGNVAKEIISPYRKDVTVLSFPMTDDEDYISRCIRKNTEIIAPVAEKGLAVFCILGDPNFYGTFGRLCSVLKKTHPDISFETVPGISSITAFASAAGIAINGGVEISDGSEINSKLMLKVRKPKDISAKLKAEGYNEFILAEKIFMKDQNILRDDEIPEKSPYFSILFARKNNYAGDSRHKEEKY; encoded by the coding sequence ATGCTTGTTGCAGTTGGAATTGGTCCGGGAGATCCGGAATTGCTGACAGTAAAAGCAGTTAACCTGATTAAAAAAGCGGACGCTGTATATGTTCCCGGAAATGTTGCAAAGGAGATAATATCGCCATACAGAAAGGATGTAACAGTACTCTCATTTCCCATGACAGACGATGAGGATTACATCAGCAGATGTATCCGGAAAAATACAGAAATTATTGCACCTGTTGCCGAAAAAGGCCTCGCAGTATTCTGCATACTTGGCGATCCCAATTTTTACGGGACATTTGGGAGATTATGTTCAGTACTGAAAAAAACCCATCCGGACATTTCTTTTGAGACCGTTCCGGGCATAAGTTCAATTACAGCCTTTGCATCCGCCGCAGGTATAGCCATTAACGGAGGAGTTGAGATCTCAGACGGATCGGAGATCAACTCAAAATTAATGCTTAAAGTAAGAAAACCAAAGGATATTTCTGCTAAATTAAAGGCTGAAGGATATAATGAGTTCATTCTTGCAGAGAAGATATTTATGAAAGATCAGAATATCTTAAGAGATGATGAAATTCCGGAGAAAAGCCCTTACTTCAGTATTCTTTTTGCACGGAAAAATAATTATGCCGGAGATAGCCGGCATAAAGAGGAAAAATACTGA
- the cbiT gene encoding precorrin-6Y C5,15-methyltransferase (decarboxylating) subunit CbiT, producing the protein MKLTGGPTQDEIMAISMQKLGLLKDDIFVDIGCGTGKISVEASKYCKAVIAIDKREEAIEFADREIEKSTAENISLIKEEASKALLEIDYLDCAFIGGSVNIEAVLDRLYDIVQRRIVINAVMLETASKTVSKMRELGIFEEVVYVQVARSYDIAGGTMFKPINPVYIISGSVNK; encoded by the coding sequence ATGAAACTTACCGGAGGTCCGACTCAGGATGAGATTATGGCCATATCCATGCAGAAACTCGGACTGTTAAAGGATGATATTTTTGTAGATATTGGATGCGGAACCGGCAAAATATCAGTTGAAGCCTCAAAATACTGTAAAGCAGTAATTGCAATTGACAAAAGAGAAGAAGCCATTGAATTTGCGGACCGGGAAATTGAAAAATCCACAGCAGAAAATATCTCACTCATAAAAGAGGAAGCATCAAAAGCGCTTTTGGAGATAGATTATCTTGATTGTGCCTTCATTGGTGGTTCGGTTAATATTGAGGCAGTTCTTGACAGGCTGTATGATATTGTGCAGCGCAGAATTGTGATAAATGCTGTAATGCTTGAGACAGCCAGTAAAACAGTTAGTAAAATGAGAGAACTTGGCATATTTGAAGAAGTGGTTTATGTACAGGTTGCAAGGTCGTATGATATTGCAGGCGGAACAATGTTTAAGCCTATAAATCCGGTTTACATCATTTCAGGGAGCGTGAATAAGTAA
- a CDS encoding 4Fe-4S binding protein — protein MIKVRREVCGYCGACVSVCPEGALELVDAYLSVDYDNCKNCNICVKVCPLGALEVADEE, from the coding sequence ATGATCAAAGTAAGAAGAGAGGTCTGTGGATATTGCGGTGCCTGTGTTTCTGTCTGCCCGGAAGGAGCACTCGAACTCGTTGATGCGTACCTTTCAGTTGATTATGATAACTGCAAAAATTGCAATATTTGTGTGAAAGTCTGCCCCCTTGGCGCTCTGGAGGTGGCCGATGAAGAGTGA
- a CDS encoding NAD(P)/FAD-dependent oxidoreductase yields MKSEYDVLIIGGGPGGALAAKTAAKNGLSVGLIEKRPAIGAPVRCAEGIGEDLIGEFFDEIDPKWISAKIEGAKLIAPDGSYFYLSPEMAGNEVGFVLDRKFFDRDLIWQAVHAGAEIFVKARAVDAIVEGGVVCGAKVEYNGRVQEVRAKITIAADGVESKFTRWCGIDTTVPLGELETCAQYLMTDINIEPNITVFYVGRDIAPEGYLWIFPKGERTANVGLGISGTQSGDGHRAKDYLDKYVNEFFPEGKIIEQIAGGVSVCEPLECTVSDGLIIIGDAARISDPMTGGGIYNAMYTGRLAAEVASKCIESGDLSKGALMEYDSMWRDSKMGRALERNYQMKEIFVKLSDKQLNAILTSVKNLKMADFSTLSLVKEIVKLNPKLIRDLTGLKKYFE; encoded by the coding sequence ATGAAGAGTGAATATGATGTTTTAATTATCGGTGGAGGTCCCGGTGGGGCACTCGCCGCGAAAACTGCCGCAAAAAATGGCCTTTCCGTTGGCCTTATTGAAAAACGCCCTGCAATTGGTGCACCAGTGAGGTGCGCAGAGGGAATAGGTGAGGATTTAATCGGTGAATTTTTTGATGAAATCGATCCTAAATGGATCTCTGCAAAGATAGAAGGAGCAAAGCTCATTGCACCCGATGGTTCTTATTTTTACTTAAGTCCTGAGATGGCCGGCAATGAAGTAGGATTTGTTCTTGACAGGAAATTTTTTGACCGTGATCTTATCTGGCAGGCAGTACATGCCGGCGCAGAGATCTTTGTAAAGGCAAGAGCCGTTGATGCCATTGTTGAAGGCGGCGTTGTCTGTGGTGCAAAGGTAGAGTACAATGGCAGGGTCCAGGAAGTCAGAGCAAAGATTACAATTGCCGCTGACGGTGTAGAATCAAAATTCACACGCTGGTGTGGTATTGATACAACAGTGCCTCTTGGTGAACTTGAGACATGCGCACAGTACCTGATGACCGATATTAATATTGAACCCAATATCACCGTATTTTACGTTGGAAGGGATATCGCACCTGAAGGTTATCTGTGGATCTTTCCAAAAGGAGAACGCACTGCCAACGTTGGTCTTGGTATTTCCGGCACGCAGTCAGGAGATGGACATCGCGCAAAGGATTATCTCGACAAATATGTCAATGAATTCTTCCCCGAAGGAAAAATTATTGAACAGATTGCAGGCGGAGTTTCAGTATGTGAACCTCTTGAATGCACTGTGTCAGATGGCCTGATTATCATTGGTGATGCTGCAAGGATAAGTGATCCAATGACAGGTGGCGGAATTTACAATGCGATGTACACCGGACGTCTGGCTGCCGAAGTTGCTTCAAAGTGTATTGAATCAGGTGACCTTTCAAAGGGAGCACTTATGGAATATGATTCCATGTGGCGTGATTCAAAGATGGGCAGGGCACTTGAACGCAATTATCAGATGAAAGAGATATTTGTAAAATTAAGCGATAAACAACTGAATGCGATTCTTACATCTGTAAAGAATCTGAAGATGGCAGATTTCTCCACACTTTCACTTGTAAAAGAAATTGTAAAGTTAAATCCTAAACTGATCAGGGACCTCACCGGTCTGAAAAAATATTTTGAATAA
- a CDS encoding potassium channel family protein has product MYIIVIGLGGIGRSLAAIAAQHGDSVVVIDKDEDRCNEILEHYDVLAITGNSTDKSILEDAGIDRADALVTTTSDDAVNLMTCWLAKRFNVKNLVSIVNQIEHSDLFKEVGVRISENPDELVANRLYYWSENPNMEQLASIPGGTIFEIAVDKDAPFVNHEIKELNVRDFVFIAIIRPGKDLIIPNGSVRIRQDDNIIVLSKKEAEEECLKQLNRQLKTPDKNPAGRK; this is encoded by the coding sequence ATGTATATCATAGTTATTGGCCTTGGCGGAATAGGAAGAAGCCTGGCAGCAATTGCGGCACAGCATGGTGACAGTGTTGTCGTTATTGATAAGGATGAGGACAGGTGTAATGAGATACTTGAACATTATGATGTCCTTGCAATCACAGGCAATTCAACAGACAAGTCAATTCTTGAAGATGCAGGCATTGACAGGGCAGATGCTCTTGTTACAACGACCAGTGACGATGCAGTAAACCTGATGACGTGCTGGCTTGCAAAGAGATTCAATGTGAAAAACCTTGTATCCATAGTAAACCAGATAGAGCATTCAGATCTGTTTAAGGAAGTGGGGGTCAGAATCAGCGAAAATCCTGACGAACTTGTTGCGAATCGTCTGTATTACTGGTCAGAAAATCCTAATATGGAGCAGCTTGCTTCAATTCCGGGTGGGACAATCTTTGAGATTGCAGTTGATAAGGATGCACCCTTTGTCAATCATGAGATTAAAGAACTAAATGTCAGGGATTTTGTCTTTATTGCGATAATAAGGCCGGGAAAAGATCTGATCATACCCAACGGAAGCGTCAGAATCAGGCAGGATGACAACATAATAGTTTTGTCAAAGAAGGAAGCAGAAGAAGAATGTTTAAAGCAACTTAACAGACAGCTTAAAACACCGGATAAAAACCCTGCCGGAAGGAAATAA
- the rnhB gene encoding ribonuclease HII, which translates to MICGIDEAGKGSVLGPMVIGGVSGANISDFEERGFADSKKLSPKRRESLYKEIKEEFKTSVLILSAEDIDLKRETVTMNDIVACGHASVIRQLSASTAYVDACDVNEIRYGNRISELLENKVTVHSRHKADDIYPVVAAASIVAKVTRDRLIKELSEVYGDIGSGYPSDSVTVSYLEDYIKINREVPDIARKSWKTVSNIIARGKQKSLFDF; encoded by the coding sequence GTGATCTGCGGCATAGATGAAGCGGGAAAAGGTTCAGTTCTTGGCCCTATGGTAATTGGGGGAGTGAGCGGCGCAAATATTTCTGACTTTGAAGAGAGAGGTTTTGCAGACTCAAAAAAACTGTCTCCAAAGAGAAGGGAGAGCCTTTACAAAGAGATAAAGGAAGAATTTAAAACTTCAGTGCTTATTCTCTCAGCAGAGGATATTGATCTTAAAAGAGAAACAGTCACAATGAACGATATTGTAGCCTGTGGCCATGCGTCAGTAATCAGGCAGTTGTCTGCCAGTACTGCCTATGTGGATGCCTGTGATGTCAATGAGATCAGGTATGGAAATAGAATATCTGAGTTGCTTGAGAATAAGGTTACAGTACATTCCAGGCATAAAGCGGATGATATTTATCCTGTTGTTGCCGCAGCTTCAATAGTTGCCAAGGTTACAAGGGACAGGTTAATTAAGGAATTATCTGAGGTTTATGGTGACATTGGGAGTGGTTATCCGTCTGATTCTGTAACAGTCTCATATCTTGAAGATTATATCAAAATAAACAGAGAAGTACCGGATATTGCAAGAAAAAGCTGGAAGACAGTATCAAATATTATCGCACGGGGAAAACAAAAAAGCCTTTTTGATTTTTAA
- a CDS encoding MarC family protein: MYDFFATFSVMNPTGNVPVFPAETAEYPDDVRKAMAVLLLAAAFVLLFVSPE; encoded by the coding sequence ATGTATGACTTTTTTGCAACGTTCTCAGTTATGAATCCAACCGGAAACGTACCTGTTTTCCCCGCAGAAACTGCTGAATATCCTGATGATGTCAGAAAAGCTATGGCTGTTCTTCTCTTGGCAGCGGCATTTGTTCTTCTCTTTGTGTCTCCTGAATAA
- a CDS encoding site-2 protease family protein, giving the protein MDLLLIAVFLVALYFLIAGYIKVNNLWEDHIRFYGPILALKTDNVGFFDKFLPYSKFLKLYGTAGAVMVVIVSLLFTVLMFFSFQKTLASPPAPTGIYEPQNILAIPGINEFLPLSVAVIIAFIATLVVHEFGHGILARIEGMRVESTGVLFFVIPIGAFVEPCEEDVEKASGRSRIRMFGAGITNNLVLALIAFLLLALFMGMAHPVDAPYVKAVYADYPADEAGLFPNSLIMSVNGIDVTSREDVSSIMSGTQPGDTVSVTSVHEGITSTNDLKLAEWPTEYGDKNSGFMGVSYYDSSRAKELSDKYIRSPLGPLLLIYVPINAVIDDDSLGLGILAFDSPDTVAWSEPFYGYWQLIQILFWLFWFNFAVATFNALPLIPLDGGYIMQEGVKQFFAARNKEKYADYVVSGISWLMIFVIISLIMIPYIASF; this is encoded by the coding sequence ATGGATTTGCTATTGATTGCAGTTTTTTTGGTTGCACTATATTTTCTAATAGCGGGTTATATTAAGGTAAATAATCTCTGGGAAGATCATATCAGATTTTATGGTCCGATACTTGCCCTGAAGACGGATAATGTTGGATTTTTTGATAAATTTCTGCCATACTCAAAATTTCTGAAGCTATACGGTACTGCCGGTGCGGTTATGGTGGTTATTGTATCCCTTCTGTTTACAGTGCTGATGTTCTTCTCGTTTCAAAAGACGCTTGCCTCACCACCGGCACCAACGGGGATTTATGAACCGCAGAATATTCTGGCAATTCCGGGAATAAATGAATTTCTTCCTTTAAGTGTTGCAGTAATTATAGCATTTATTGCAACTCTGGTTGTTCATGAGTTCGGCCACGGTATTCTTGCAAGAATTGAGGGTATGCGGGTTGAAAGTACCGGAGTATTGTTTTTTGTAATTCCAATCGGGGCATTTGTTGAACCATGTGAAGAGGATGTCGAAAAAGCGAGCGGCCGGTCAAGAATAAGGATGTTTGGCGCAGGAATTACCAATAATCTCGTACTTGCACTTATTGCATTTCTGCTTCTGGCGCTCTTTATGGGTATGGCACACCCGGTTGATGCACCGTATGTCAAGGCAGTATATGCCGACTATCCGGCAGATGAAGCAGGTCTTTTTCCAAACTCACTGATAATGTCTGTAAATGGCATTGATGTCACTTCAAGAGAGGATGTTTCATCCATAATGTCAGGCACACAGCCGGGTGACACTGTTTCAGTTACATCAGTTCATGAAGGAATAACCAGTACCAATGATCTGAAACTTGCAGAATGGCCGACAGAATATGGAGATAAAAATTCCGGTTTTATGGGAGTATCATATTATGATTCTTCCAGGGCAAAAGAGCTGTCAGACAAGTATATCAGGTCTCCTTTAGGGCCGCTTTTACTGATCTATGTGCCGATAAATGCCGTAATTGATGATGACAGCCTAGGCCTTGGCATACTTGCGTTTGATTCCCCTGACACAGTTGCATGGAGTGAACCGTTTTATGGCTACTGGCAGTTGATTCAGATACTGTTCTGGCTCTTCTGGTTCAACTTTGCGGTTGCGACCTTCAATGCCCTACCTCTGATTCCGCTTGACGGCGGTTATATTATGCAGGAAGGGGTTAAGCAGTTTTTTGCAGCCAGAAATAAGGAAAAATATGCAGATTATGTTGTATCCGGAATTAGCTGGCTCATGATATTTGTGATAATATCACTGATTATGATACCATACATTGCATCGTTTTAA
- a CDS encoding SPFH domain-containing protein, protein MAFVDLGNIFLTIVLVLAIVLIFAKGVVIIQPYEQALQIRLGQYIGRLNPGFRWVVPFITEIVKIDLRTQVMDVPQQEVITKDNSPTNVDAIVYTRVVDPEKSYFEVSNYRMATLALAQTSLRGIIGDLELDEVLYNRDLINNRLRDSLDRETDQWGVKVERVEIREVDPVGAVKQAMTEQTAAERERRAAILRADGEKRSAILSAEGKRQSMILEAEGDRQSKILRAEGDRKSRILQAQGEAQGLRILALGSRPLDKKAITVLSLDALKQMADGQATKIIFPFEISSLIKQSAKFLGAEDEEFTDEDWKNTNLDESILGSMAGDEDVENAAKTVKIIEKKIEDLSDVNVKDIGDLDEK, encoded by the coding sequence ATGGCATTTGTTGATTTAGGTAATATATTTCTGACAATAGTTCTCGTCCTTGCAATTGTTCTTATCTTTGCAAAGGGCGTTGTAATTATTCAGCCGTACGAACAGGCTCTCCAGATTCGTCTGGGACAGTATATAGGTCGGTTAAATCCGGGATTTAGGTGGGTTGTACCATTTATCACGGAGATTGTAAAGATTGACCTGAGAACACAGGTTATGGACGTTCCACAGCAGGAAGTGATAACCAAAGATAATTCACCAACCAATGTGGATGCAATTGTATATACAAGAGTGGTTGACCCTGAAAAGTCCTATTTTGAGGTCTCAAATTACCGGATGGCAACCCTGGCACTGGCCCAGACAAGCCTGAGGGGAATAATCGGTGACCTTGAGCTTGATGAAGTCCTCTACAACAGGGATCTCATCAACAACCGCCTGCGCGACTCTCTTGACCGGGAAACCGATCAGTGGGGTGTCAAGGTTGAGAGGGTTGAGATAAGGGAAGTCGATCCTGTCGGCGCGGTAAAACAGGCAATGACAGAACAGACGGCAGCCGAAAGGGAAAGAAGAGCTGCAATCTTACGTGCAGACGGTGAGAAGAGATCAGCAATTCTCTCTGCCGAAGGAAAGAGGCAGTCGATGATCCTGGAAGCAGAAGGTGATCGGCAGAGCAAAATACTGCGTGCCGAAGGTGACCGTAAATCAAGAATACTTCAGGCACAGGGCGAGGCGCAGGGACTCAGAATTCTTGCGCTTGGTTCACGTCCGCTTGATAAAAAGGCAATAACCGTCCTCTCCCTTGATGCCTTAAAGCAGATGGCAGACGGACAGGCAACCAAGATCATATTTCCGTTTGAGATTTCCAGTCTCATAAAACAGAGCGCGAAGTTTCTCGGCGCTGAAGACGAGGAGTTCACAGATGAAGACTGGAAAAATACCAATCTTGACGAATCAATTCTTGGCAGTATGGCCGGAGATGAGGATGTTGAGAATGCCGCAAAGACTGTAAAGATAATTGAGAAGAAAATTGAAGATCTGAGTGATGTCAATGTTAAGGACATCGGAGATCTTGATGAAAAATAA
- a CDS encoding NfeD family protein has product MDIIAIGWILIVIGVLMLLIEAFNPGFFIAVPGTTLIIIGIISLLFPELFNSPLIIVIGIIVALLSAGISVLIYSRITTDSRSPFTASKDSLIGKTGIVTKEISADSISGKVTVENVDWSATTEGINIPAGRKVKVIHSEGVHVTVEEI; this is encoded by the coding sequence ATGGATATAATTGCCATCGGATGGATTCTGATAGTGATCGGTGTCCTAATGCTGCTTATTGAAGCATTTAATCCGGGATTTTTCATCGCAGTGCCCGGAACAACCCTGATAATAATCGGAATTATCTCACTTCTGTTTCCTGAACTCTTTAACTCACCTCTGATAATTGTGATCGGGATAATCGTTGCACTTCTCTCTGCCGGAATTTCTGTGCTCATATACAGCAGAATCACTACTGACAGCAGATCTCCGTTTACTGCCAGTAAAGATTCACTGATTGGAAAGACCGGTATTGTCACAAAGGAGATCAGTGCTGATTCGATATCCGGAAAAGTTACAGTCGAAAATGTTGACTGGAGCGCAACAACGGAAGGGATAAACATTCCTGCCGGAAGGAAGGTTAAAGTAATTCATTCAGAAGGAGTGCATGTAACTGTAGAGGAGATTTAA
- a CDS encoding damage-control phosphatase ARMT1 family protein, protein MKINNTCFNCLLGRVEYECRLATDDDKLIEETAKKCKDLLIKHLNDDNPSPQISSMIHRLVCECISDSDPYRKIKSEDNKTAGIVLEDVKDNLSDFRDICLGTIIANTLDHGSVEHKVSEDFSAFFMEEFRKGLSIDDTDEASKLCKKIVFLCDNCGEIVFDRHLIKHLKNNGSEITVVVRGLPIINDATMEDALSLGLDKIADRLLTNADDTAELGVNLDLLPQDVNEAIDDATLIISKGMANYESLSEHKKTEKLPPVLYLMMVKCQPIAEDIGISKGSRIAMLVR, encoded by the coding sequence ATGAAGATAAATAATACCTGTTTTAACTGCCTTCTCGGAAGAGTTGAATATGAATGCAGACTTGCAACAGATGACGATAAACTTATTGAAGAAACTGCAAAAAAATGTAAAGATCTGTTGATAAAACATCTGAATGACGATAATCCGTCACCGCAGATCTCCAGCATGATTCACAGGCTTGTCTGTGAATGTATATCTGACAGTGATCCTTACAGAAAAATAAAATCTGAAGACAATAAAACAGCTGGAATTGTCCTTGAGGATGTAAAAGATAATTTATCAGATTTCCGGGACATCTGCCTTGGAACAATCATCGCAAACACCCTTGATCACGGTTCAGTGGAGCACAAAGTTTCAGAGGATTTCAGCGCTTTTTTCATGGAAGAGTTCAGAAAAGGGCTTTCAATAGACGACACGGATGAAGCATCAAAATTATGTAAAAAAATTGTTTTCCTCTGTGACAACTGCGGTGAAATTGTTTTTGACAGACACCTGATTAAGCATCTTAAAAATAACGGTTCTGAGATTACGGTAGTAGTAAGAGGTCTTCCAATTATAAACGATGCAACGATGGAGGATGCCCTCAGTCTCGGACTTGATAAAATTGCAGACCGGCTGCTTACGAATGCAGATGATACAGCAGAACTCGGAGTAAACCTGGATCTGCTCCCGCAGGATGTTAACGAAGCAATAGACGATGCAACCCTTATAATATCAAAGGGAATGGCAAACTATGAATCGTTAAGTGAGCATAAAAAGACAGAAAAACTCCCGCCTGTTCTGTACCTGATGATGGTGAAATGCCAGCCTATTGCAGAGGATATTGGCATCAGCAAAGGTTCACGTATTGCAATGCTTGTTAGATAG
- the minD gene encoding cell division ATPase MinD, whose amino-acid sequence MVTTYTIASGKGGTGKTTLTVNLGTIIASYGKETYIMDADMGMANMAILLGLENVPVTLHEVLAGKAPVSEAVYDGPSGVKVVPSGISLKGFQDADPEHLRDVMSEIVNHCDFLIIDAPAGISRDGVIPLAIADEVILVVNPELSSMVDALKTKILTELIGGHVMGAILNRATLENTEVSVHKIEEVLGVKVIGLVPEDPNVRRAAAYKTPIVIKYPDSPASREISKIAAKIAGKEYPEIKPEVSGDKFIDRLAKSIVKGRKK is encoded by the coding sequence ATGGTCACAACCTATACAATTGCTTCCGGAAAAGGCGGAACTGGAAAAACAACCCTCACAGTTAACCTCGGTACAATTATTGCTTCCTATGGAAAAGAGACGTACATAATGGATGCAGATATGGGGATGGCAAACATGGCAATTCTTCTCGGACTTGAAAATGTACCGGTAACTCTGCACGAAGTCCTGGCCGGAAAAGCGCCCGTTTCAGAGGCTGTTTATGACGGGCCATCTGGCGTGAAAGTTGTGCCAAGCGGAATATCACTTAAGGGATTTCAGGATGCAGATCCCGAACATTTAAGGGATGTAATGAGTGAGATAGTAAATCACTGTGATTTCCTGATAATTGATGCGCCGGCAGGAATCAGCAGGGATGGCGTAATTCCTCTTGCCATCGCTGATGAAGTTATTCTTGTTGTAAATCCTGAACTGTCATCAATGGTTGATGCCTTAAAGACCAAAATTCTGACCGAATTAATAGGCGGCCATGTAATGGGGGCAATACTGAACAGGGCAACACTTGAAAACACTGAAGTCAGTGTTCATAAAATTGAGGAAGTACTGGGAGTGAAAGTTATCGGCCTGGTACCTGAAGACCCTAATGTAAGAAGAGCAGCAGCTTATAAAACACCGATTGTGATAAAGTATCCTGATTCTCCTGCTTCAAGAGAAATCAGTAAAATTGCTGCGAAGATTGCCGGAAAAGAATATCCAGAGATTAAACCCGAGGTCTCCGGCGATAAATTTATTGACAGACTTGCAAAATCGATAGTTAAGGGCAGGAAAAAATGA